One genomic window of Psychrobacillus sp. INOP01 includes the following:
- a CDS encoding NUDIX hydrolase — MERWKMLHSEYVHKSPYGNIRKDTCELPNGIVIDDYYVNEYSNWVNAVVLTKENQMVLVEQYRHAGNDIYLEIPAGKKENNETDEEGIIREIREETGFVSQMKPILLGEFMINPATQNNNIKTYLILDAFKQYEQDLDETEEINIRLIDFELFSSMLKRNDIKTQLFTASAYYMARNFLVENIYKCN, encoded by the coding sequence ATGGAACGGTGGAAAATGTTACATTCCGAGTATGTTCATAAAAGTCCTTACGGAAATATTAGAAAAGATACTTGTGAGCTCCCTAATGGGATTGTTATCGATGATTATTATGTGAATGAATATTCCAATTGGGTGAATGCGGTTGTACTTACAAAAGAAAATCAAATGGTGCTAGTCGAACAATATAGACATGCTGGAAATGATATTTACTTAGAAATTCCGGCGGGGAAAAAAGAAAACAATGAGACGGATGAGGAAGGTATTATAAGAGAAATTAGAGAAGAAACCGGCTTTGTTTCACAAATGAAACCTATTTTGCTTGGTGAATTTATGATAAATCCTGCCACACAAAATAACAATATAAAAACCTATCTTATACTGGATGCTTTTAAGCAATATGAACAAGATTTAGATGAAACCGAAGAGATAAATATAAGGCTGATTGATTTTGAGTTATTTAGTTCTATGTTAAAAAGGAATGATATTAAAACGCAGCTATTTACTGCTAGTGCTTATTATATGGCAAGAAATTTTCTTGTTGAGAACATATACAAATGTAACTAA
- a CDS encoding aldo/keto reductase, with translation MNINSTKQLDNGIEMPRLGLGVYKMTESDIAIQAITTALDYGYRHIDTASLYANEKEVGEAVRASNVPRKDIFITTKVWNTDQGYDQTLRAFEKSLELLEMDYVDLYLTHWPIKETFVDTYRAIERLYDEKLIRATGVANHHEHHLEAIAAKANVKPMVNQIECHPRLTQFDLREYCADQGIAITSWSPLARGHILEEPTLQRISGKYGKSTAQTIIRWHLQHDLIVIPKSVNPSRIAENMDVYDFELSFEDMKNIDALNLNERTGKDPDNFSF, from the coding sequence ATGAATATAAATTCAACAAAACAATTGGATAACGGAATAGAGATGCCAAGACTTGGATTAGGTGTTTATAAAATGACAGAATCCGATATTGCTATTCAAGCAATTACAACTGCACTGGATTATGGCTATCGTCATATCGATACAGCAAGTTTGTATGCCAATGAAAAAGAGGTAGGCGAGGCTGTTCGAGCATCAAATGTTCCACGCAAAGACATATTCATTACAACAAAAGTGTGGAATACAGATCAAGGATACGATCAAACACTCAGAGCATTCGAAAAATCTTTGGAATTATTAGAAATGGATTACGTAGATTTATATTTAACTCATTGGCCAATTAAAGAAACTTTTGTGGATACATATCGTGCGATAGAACGACTATATGATGAAAAGCTGATACGTGCTACTGGAGTAGCAAATCATCATGAACATCATTTGGAGGCGATTGCTGCTAAAGCAAACGTTAAACCAATGGTCAACCAAATTGAATGTCATCCGCGACTCACTCAGTTTGATCTACGTGAGTATTGTGCAGACCAAGGAATCGCGATAACTTCGTGGTCACCACTTGCAAGAGGTCATATACTAGAAGAGCCAACACTTCAACGTATTAGTGGGAAATATGGTAAATCAACTGCTCAAACAATTATAAGATGGCATCTGCAACATGATTTAATCGTTATTCCTAAGTCAGTAAATCCATCTAGAATTGCGGAGAATATGGATGTGTATGATTTTGAGCTATCCTTCGAGGATATGAAAAATATTGATGCACTTAATTTAAATGAACGTACTGGTAAAGATCCGGATAATTTTAGTTTTTAA
- the trmL gene encoding tRNA (uridine(34)/cytosine(34)/5-carboxymethylaminomethyluridine(34)-2'-O)-methyltransferase TrmL, with amino-acid sequence MSINVVLYQPEIPANTGNIARTCAGTGVKLHLIRPLGFSTDDKMLKRAGLDYWEHVDITYYDGLGEFFAAHPEGEYYLITKFGAKPHTTFDFSESEKDHFFIFGRETKGLPREFIDAHPERALRIPMNDNIRSLNLSNTAAILIYEALRQQNYPNLH; translated from the coding sequence TTGAGTATTAATGTTGTTTTATATCAACCAGAAATACCTGCTAATACAGGAAATATAGCTAGAACATGTGCAGGAACAGGGGTTAAATTACATTTAATCCGACCTTTAGGTTTCTCGACAGATGACAAGATGTTAAAGCGTGCAGGACTAGATTATTGGGAGCATGTTGATATTACCTATTATGATGGGCTAGGGGAGTTTTTTGCAGCACATCCAGAAGGAGAATATTATTTAATCACTAAGTTTGGTGCTAAGCCACATACTACATTTGACTTTAGTGAGTCGGAGAAAGATCATTTCTTTATCTTTGGGCGTGAAACAAAAGGCTTGCCACGTGAGTTTATCGACGCACATCCGGAGCGTGCTTTACGAATTCCTATGAATGATAATATTCGTTCACTAAATTTATCTAACACAGCAGCAATACTAATCTATGAAGCATTACGTCAGCAGAACTATCCGAATTTACATTAA
- the queG gene encoding tRNA epoxyqueuosine(34) reductase QueG, whose amino-acid sequence MNIIQFQQNLIDYAASIGIDKIGFTSASPFHELKNRLIRQQELGYASGFEEPDIEKRVHPKILLEEASSIISIAIAYPSKMRDAPQSVKGARRGIFARASWGIDYHTVLREKLALLELYILTHIPEANLRSMVDTGELSDRAVAERAGIGWSAKNCSIITPEFGSYVYLGEMITSIPFAPSEQMEDQCGDCRLCIDVCPTGALIEGGQLNAQRCIAFITQTKTMVPDEFRAKIGNRIYGCDTCQTVCPKNKGKANLHNEAFKPDPELVKPLLLPLLKMTNRTFKETYGHMSGAWRGKNPIQRNAIIALAHFKEQTAVPALIDLMQHDARPVIRGTAAWAIGKINTDEGLLALKEAEQNEQVKEVIEEIRKGLEYYTIEN is encoded by the coding sequence GTGAATATCATTCAGTTTCAACAAAACCTCATAGATTACGCTGCATCCATTGGAATTGATAAAATTGGATTTACTTCTGCTTCTCCATTTCACGAATTAAAAAATCGATTGATCAGGCAGCAGGAGTTAGGATATGCTTCCGGATTTGAAGAACCTGATATTGAGAAAAGAGTTCATCCTAAAATTTTGCTAGAAGAAGCCAGTAGCATTATATCTATCGCAATTGCGTACCCTTCAAAAATGAGGGATGCTCCACAAAGTGTGAAGGGTGCAAGACGAGGCATTTTCGCACGTGCATCATGGGGCATAGATTATCATACCGTTTTACGAGAAAAGTTAGCACTATTAGAATTATATATTTTAACGCATATACCAGAAGCTAATCTTCGTTCTATGGTAGATACGGGAGAACTTTCTGACCGTGCTGTAGCGGAGCGGGCTGGTATAGGATGGAGTGCGAAAAACTGCTCTATTATTACCCCTGAGTTTGGTTCCTATGTCTATCTCGGAGAAATGATTACGTCTATTCCATTTGCTCCGAGTGAGCAGATGGAAGACCAATGTGGAGATTGTCGGTTATGTATAGATGTTTGTCCGACAGGAGCCTTAATCGAAGGCGGTCAGTTAAATGCACAGCGCTGTATTGCTTTTATTACGCAAACAAAAACAATGGTGCCAGACGAGTTTCGAGCGAAAATAGGCAATCGAATTTATGGTTGTGATACATGCCAAACAGTTTGTCCAAAAAATAAAGGAAAAGCTAACCTTCACAACGAAGCGTTTAAGCCAGATCCCGAGTTAGTGAAACCCTTGCTCCTTCCGCTACTAAAAATGACGAATCGTACTTTCAAAGAAACGTATGGCCATATGTCCGGAGCTTGGAGAGGGAAGAATCCAATTCAGCGAAATGCTATAATCGCATTAGCACACTTTAAAGAGCAGACCGCTGTGCCTGCGCTTATAGATTTAATGCAGCATGATGCTAGGCCAGTAATAAGAGGTACTGCAGCATGGGCAATAGGTAAAATAAACACAGATGAAGGCTTACTCGCACTTAAAGAGGCTGAACAAAATGAACAAGTAAAAGAGGTCATAGAAGAGATTCGAAAAGGGCTCGAATACTATACAATAGAGAACTAG
- a CDS encoding B3/4 domain-containing protein, producing the protein MIVKLDDSIVKIEPSFKIGIIHYTKIVVTSSPQMLKGRLQLFQEQLFFELDDKAVTDFDGIKEWRALWKKFGADPNRYRPSMEAMYRRIAKQNYITPMHSAVDLNNFFSMQYEIPMGIYDVEKILGEITLTIGKEETKYSGLNGRDNKLHNILTLQDNLGPFGSPFVDSVRTAVSENTTNALQVVFLRPSISKEDGQQLINSMATMFTQIHGGDFDTTLIG; encoded by the coding sequence ATGATAGTAAAATTGGATGATTCAATTGTTAAGATAGAGCCTTCATTTAAAATAGGCATTATCCATTATACCAAAATTGTTGTTACTTCTTCGCCCCAAATGCTTAAAGGACGTCTTCAATTATTTCAAGAACAACTTTTCTTTGAACTGGATGACAAAGCCGTAACTGATTTCGACGGGATAAAAGAATGGAGAGCTCTTTGGAAAAAGTTCGGAGCAGATCCAAATAGATACCGTCCGTCAATGGAAGCTATGTACAGAAGGATTGCAAAACAAAATTATATCACACCGATGCATTCAGCTGTGGATTTAAACAACTTCTTCTCTATGCAATATGAAATTCCAATGGGAATCTATGACGTCGAAAAAATTCTTGGTGAAATAACCTTAACAATTGGCAAAGAAGAAACAAAATATAGTGGATTAAATGGTAGAGATAACAAATTACACAATATACTTACTCTTCAGGACAACTTAGGACCATTTGGAAGTCCGTTTGTAGATTCTGTTCGAACCGCTGTATCTGAAAATACAACTAATGCTCTGCAAGTTGTATTTCTACGACCTTCGATAAGTAAAGAGGATGGTCAACAATTGATTAATTCCATGGCGACAATGTTCACGCAAATACATGGTGGAGATTTTGATACTACTTTGATTGGTTAG